In one Roseburia intestinalis L1-82 genomic region, the following are encoded:
- a CDS encoding RsmE family RNA methyltransferase, with translation MYQFFVESGQIGKDSVMIEGSDVNHIKNVLRMKPGEKIRISGPARENYFCEIAEIEDSFVRASILEKDETGTELPNRIYLFQGLPKNDKMELIIQKAVELGVYEIIPVAMKNCVVKLDAKKAAAKTARWQGIAESAAKQSKRSLIPKVSEPVSYKEAVAYAMKLDQKLVPYENERGMAATREAVEAVRPGESIGIFIGPEGGFAPEEIEAVKGEMKLISLGSRILRTETAGFTTLAILMYHIETSCLEKSN, from the coding sequence ATGTATCAGTTTTTTGTGGAGAGCGGACAGATCGGGAAAGATTCTGTGATGATCGAGGGCAGTGATGTCAATCATATCAAAAATGTACTGCGCATGAAGCCGGGAGAAAAGATCCGCATCAGCGGACCGGCAAGGGAAAATTATTTCTGTGAAATTGCAGAAATCGAGGATTCCTTTGTGCGCGCGTCGATTTTAGAAAAAGACGAGACCGGAACCGAACTGCCGAACCGGATCTATCTGTTTCAGGGACTGCCGAAAAATGACAAGATGGAACTGATCATCCAAAAGGCGGTCGAACTTGGTGTGTATGAGATCATCCCGGTTGCAATGAAAAACTGTGTGGTGAAACTGGATGCAAAAAAGGCGGCGGCAAAGACAGCACGCTGGCAAGGCATTGCGGAGAGTGCAGCAAAACAGTCAAAGCGCAGTCTGATCCCAAAAGTTTCAGAACCTGTGAGCTATAAAGAAGCTGTGGCATATGCAATGAAACTTGACCAAAAGCTGGTTCCCTATGAAAATGAGCGCGGCATGGCGGCAACGAGAGAGGCGGTAGAGGCGGTCAGACCGGGAGAGTCCATCGGTATTTTTATCGGACCGGAGGGCGGTTTTGCACCGGAAGAAATCGAAGCGGTAAAAGGTGAGATGAAACTGATCTCACTTGGCAGCCGTATCCTTCGCACCGAGACGGCAGGATTTACGACACTTGCGATCCTGATGTATCATATCGAAACGTCGTGCCTGGAAAAATCAAATTAG
- a CDS encoding cysteine desulfurase family protein: MQAYLDNSATTRCSERAKDLMVKVLMEDYGNPSSLHTMGVVAERYIKEAKERIAKTLKADEKEILFTSGGTESNNMALIGTALANKRAGNHIITTSIEHASVLSPLAYLEEQGFRVTYLTVDENGQISLDELRDAVCEDTILVSMMMVNNEIGAVEPIAEAAKIVKEKNPNTIIHVDAIQAYGKYRICPKKLGIDLLSVSGHKIHAPKGTGFLYIKDKTKIKPIIYGGGQQKGMRSGTENVPGAAALGEAAMEIYENFDEKIAHMYALKKHFIEEVTKIEGVTINGKTGEDSAPQIVSVTIQGVRSEVMLHSLEEKEIYVSAGSACSSNKPAPSKTLQGIGLKKADLEGTIRFSFCVNTTEAEIDYAIEQLKEIIPFRRKFTRH, encoded by the coding sequence ATGCAGGCATATCTGGATAATTCAGCAACGACACGCTGCAGTGAACGTGCGAAAGATCTGATGGTAAAAGTGTTGATGGAGGATTATGGAAATCCTTCGTCACTTCATACAATGGGAGTTGTGGCGGAACGTTATATCAAAGAGGCAAAAGAGCGGATTGCAAAAACACTAAAAGCGGATGAAAAAGAAATCCTTTTTACCTCAGGTGGTACAGAATCAAATAATATGGCACTGATTGGAACGGCGCTTGCAAATAAACGCGCGGGAAACCATATTATCACAACATCGATCGAGCATGCATCGGTGCTTTCACCGCTGGCATATTTAGAAGAACAGGGTTTTCGTGTGACTTATCTTACGGTAGACGAAAACGGACAGATCTCACTGGATGAACTGCGCGATGCAGTCTGTGAGGACACGATCCTTGTATCCATGATGATGGTCAATAATGAGATCGGTGCGGTAGAACCGATTGCAGAGGCTGCAAAAATCGTAAAAGAAAAGAATCCGAATACGATCATCCATGTGGATGCGATTCAGGCATATGGAAAATACCGTATCTGTCCGAAAAAACTTGGGATTGATCTGCTCTCGGTCAGCGGTCACAAAATTCATGCGCCAAAGGGAACCGGATTTTTATATATCAAAGACAAAACAAAGATTAAACCGATTATTTACGGCGGCGGACAGCAGAAAGGCATGCGCTCCGGCACAGAGAATGTTCCTGGAGCAGCGGCACTTGGAGAGGCTGCCATGGAGATCTACGAGAATTTTGATGAAAAGATTGCACATATGTATGCGTTGAAAAAGCACTTTATTGAGGAAGTGACAAAGATCGAGGGTGTGACGATTAACGGAAAGACCGGTGAGGATTCTGCACCGCAGATTGTAAGCGTCACGATCCAGGGCGTGCGGAGCGAAGTCATGCTGCATTCACTTGAGGAAAAAGAAATTTATGTCTCCGCGGGAAGTGCCTGCTCATCAAATAAACCGGCACCGAGTAAAACCCTGCAGGGAATCGGACTGAAAAAAGCGGATTTAGAGGGAACGATCCGTTTCAGCTTCTGTGTCAATACAACGGAAGCGGAAATTGATTATGCGATCGAACAGTTAAAAGAAATCATTCCGTTCCGCAGGAAATTTACCAGACATTGA
- a CDS encoding amino acid ABC transporter ATP-binding protein — protein sequence MSDNTVILEVNDLHKSYGDHEVLKGISTTIKKGDVLALIGPSGCGKSTFLRSLNLLEVPTSGHVLFEGTDMTDASVDINHVREKIGMVFQQFNLFPNMTIRENIMLAPVKLGKMTKEEAAKKAEDLLARIGLADKADAYPAQLSGGQKQRIAIVRSLAMNPDIILFDEPTSALDPEMVGEVLNVMKELAADGMTMVVVTHEMGFAREVANRVMFINDGVIQEENTPQEIFSNPKSPRLQEFLSKVL from the coding sequence ATGAGCGATAATACAGTCATTCTTGAGGTAAATGATCTGCATAAATCCTATGGAGATCACGAAGTATTAAAAGGTATCTCCACAACCATCAAAAAAGGAGATGTTCTGGCACTGATCGGTCCATCCGGCTGCGGAAAATCAACTTTCCTGCGTTCTCTAAATCTGCTTGAGGTTCCGACAAGTGGTCATGTATTGTTCGAGGGCACAGACATGACAGACGCATCCGTGGATATCAATCATGTCCGTGAAAAAATCGGAATGGTATTTCAGCAGTTTAATCTGTTCCCGAATATGACTATCCGTGAAAATATTATGCTGGCTCCGGTCAAACTCGGAAAAATGACCAAAGAGGAAGCTGCGAAAAAGGCGGAAGACCTCTTAGCACGCATCGGACTCGCCGACAAAGCAGATGCCTACCCGGCGCAGCTTTCCGGTGGACAGAAACAGCGTATTGCCATCGTGCGTTCCCTTGCCATGAACCCGGACATCATTTTATTCGATGAACCGACATCTGCACTCGATCCGGAGATGGTCGGCGAGGTACTTAACGTTATGAAAGAACTTGCGGCAGACGGCATGACCATGGTAGTCGTCACACATGAGATGGGATTTGCCCGCGAGGTTGCAAACCGTGTCATGTTCATCAATGATGGTGTTATCCAGGAGGAGAACACTCCACAGGAGATCTTTTCAAATCCGAAGAGTCCGCGACTGCAGGAATTTTTATCCAAAGTATTGTAA
- a CDS encoding IreB family regulatory phosphoprotein produces the protein MQNINNTQYFRVEKEPELKVGDVLTIVYRALSEKGYNPVNQIVGYIMSGDPTYITSHNNARSLIMKVERDELVEEVLKAYIKNNHWE, from the coding sequence ATGCAGAATATCAATAATACACAATATTTCAGAGTGGAGAAAGAGCCGGAGTTAAAGGTTGGTGACGTGCTTACGATTGTGTATCGTGCACTGAGCGAGAAAGGCTATAATCCAGTGAATCAGATTGTTGGATATATTATGTCTGGAGATCCCACATATATTACCAGTCATAATAATGCAAGAAGCCTGATCATGAAAGTGGAACGTGACGAACTGGTCGAAGAAGTTTTAAAGGCTTATATCAAAAATAATCATTGGGAATAG
- the thiI gene encoding tRNA uracil 4-sulfurtransferase ThiI, whose product MYKAFLIKYAEIAIKGKNRYLFEDALVSQMNHALKKVDGTFRIRKEQGRIYIEMDGEYDYDEAVEALKCVFGIVGICPVVILEDEGFDKLAEEVIHHIDEAYPDKHFTFKVNARRARKNYPLESMEINAQLGERILNAFPETRVDVHKPEVVINVEIRNQINVYSTVIPGPGGMPVGTNGKAMLLLSGGIDSPVAGYMIAKRGVTIDATYFHAPPYTSERAKQKVVDLAKIVAKYSGPINLHVVNFTDIQLYIYEQCPHEELTIIMRRYMMKLAEHFAKENKCLGLITGESIGQVASQTMQSLAATNEVCTMPVYRPLIGFDKQEIVEISEKIDAYETSILPFEDCCTIFVAKHPVTKPSLNVIHNDEKKLSEKIDELMQKAIDTVEVIHIEA is encoded by the coding sequence ATGTACAAAGCATTTTTGATAAAATATGCAGAAATTGCAATCAAAGGAAAAAACCGTTATCTGTTTGAGGATGCATTAGTCAGCCAGATGAATCATGCGTTAAAGAAAGTAGACGGAACTTTCCGCATCCGCAAGGAGCAGGGAAGAATCTATATCGAGATGGATGGCGAATATGATTACGACGAGGCGGTAGAAGCATTAAAATGTGTATTTGGTATCGTCGGAATCTGTCCGGTTGTTATTTTAGAGGACGAGGGATTTGACAAATTAGCAGAAGAAGTGATCCATCATATTGATGAGGCTTATCCGGACAAGCATTTTACCTTCAAGGTAAATGCGAGAAGAGCGCGCAAAAATTATCCGCTTGAGTCCATGGAGATCAATGCACAGCTTGGAGAGCGCATTTTAAATGCATTCCCTGAGACACGCGTGGATGTGCACAAACCGGAAGTTGTGATCAACGTGGAGATCCGTAATCAGATCAATGTATATTCAACGGTTATTCCGGGACCGGGCGGTATGCCGGTCGGCACAAACGGAAAGGCAATGTTACTGCTTTCCGGTGGAATTGACAGCCCGGTTGCAGGTTATATGATCGCGAAACGCGGCGTGACGATCGATGCGACTTATTTCCATGCACCGCCTTATACCTCAGAGCGTGCAAAACAGAAGGTTGTGGATCTTGCAAAGATCGTTGCAAAATATTCCGGACCGATCAACTTGCATGTTGTCAACTTTACGGATATCCAGCTTTATATCTACGAGCAGTGTCCGCATGAGGAGTTAACGATCATTATGCGCCGTTATATGATGAAGTTAGCAGAGCATTTTGCAAAAGAAAATAAATGTCTGGGTCTGATCACAGGAGAAAGTATCGGTCAGGTGGCAAGCCAGACTATGCAGTCGCTTGCAGCGACAAATGAGGTCTGCACGATGCCGGTATACCGTCCGTTAATTGGTTTTGACAAGCAGGAGATTGTTGAGATCTCTGAGAAGATCGATGCATATGAGACATCGATCCTTCCGTTTGAGGACTGCTGTACCATTTTCGTTGCAAAACATCCGGTCACAAAACCGAGCCTGAATGTGATTCATAATGATGAGAAGAAACTTTCTGAGAAGATCGATGAATTGATGCAGAAAGCGATTGATACGGTCGAAGTGATCCATATCGAAGCGTAG
- the prmA gene encoding 50S ribosomal protein L11 methyltransferase, with protein sequence MKWNKYTIETTTAAEDYMSAMLADLGIEGVEIEDNIPLSKEDQADMFIDFLPELPPDDGVSHVSFYLEDNGEDYTELLKQVKIALEDLRKIVDVGSGVITSDQTEDLDWINNWKKFFSSFYIEDILIKPTWEELKEEDKDKFLIEIDPGVSFGTGKHETTQLCICQLLKYIRGNAEYTPENKTPKVLDVGCGSGILSIVALKLGASEVVGTDLDPDCMTSTHENFEVNHLDSRLGIFYVGNLIDDVELQEKVGTEEYDIVVANILADVIIPMAPVIPARLKKGGYFITSGIIDFKEDQVKEAIEKAGLTVVEINHQGEWVNITAQKR encoded by the coding sequence ATGAAGTGGAATAAATATACAATAGAAACGACAACTGCAGCGGAAGATTACATGAGTGCCATGCTGGCAGATTTAGGGATCGAGGGAGTGGAGATTGAAGACAATATTCCGCTTTCCAAGGAAGACCAGGCGGATATGTTCATCGACTTTCTGCCGGAACTTCCACCGGATGACGGTGTGAGTCACGTCAGCTTTTATTTGGAGGATAATGGAGAGGACTACACGGAATTATTAAAACAGGTCAAAATCGCACTTGAAGATCTCCGCAAGATCGTGGATGTCGGAAGCGGCGTCATCACCTCTGACCAGACGGAAGACCTTGACTGGATCAACAACTGGAAAAAGTTTTTCAGCTCATTTTACATTGAGGATATTTTGATCAAACCAACCTGGGAAGAATTAAAAGAGGAAGATAAGGACAAATTCTTAATTGAGATCGATCCTGGTGTTTCTTTTGGAACCGGAAAACATGAAACAACGCAGCTGTGTATCTGCCAGCTTTTAAAATATATCCGTGGTAATGCGGAATATACACCGGAGAATAAAACACCGAAAGTATTAGATGTCGGCTGCGGAAGTGGAATTCTTTCCATCGTGGCATTAAAACTTGGTGCATCCGAGGTGGTTGGAACTGACCTTGACCCGGATTGCATGACTTCGACACATGAGAATTTTGAGGTTAACCATTTAGACAGCAGACTTGGAATATTTTATGTCGGCAACCTGATCGACGACGTAGAACTGCAGGAGAAAGTCGGTACAGAGGAGTATGATATTGTTGTTGCAAATATTCTTGCAGATGTCATTATTCCAATGGCTCCGGTCATTCCGGCGCGCCTGAAAAAAGGCGGTTACTTTATCACTTCAGGTATCATTGATTTCAAGGAAGATCAGGTGAAAGAAGCGATTGAAAAAGCAGGTCTTACCGTGGTTGAGATCAATCATCAGGGTGAGTGGGTCAATATCACCGCACAGAAGAGATAA
- the mtaB gene encoding tRNA (N(6)-L-threonylcarbamoyladenosine(37)-C(2))-methylthiotransferase MtaB, whose translation MKKAALHNLGCKVNAYETEAMQQILENAGYEIVPFTEIADVYVINTCSVTNMADRKSRQMFHRAKKMNPDAIVVGAGCYVQTKEAQALVDESIDIVIGNNQKHELVTLLNEYEKEHTKQAQIVDINHEKQEYEELHLKKTAEHTRAFIKVQDGCNQFCSYCIIPFARGRVRSRKMEDVLNEIKGLAKSGYKEVVLTGIHLSSYGVDTGETLLSLIEHVHEIEGIERIRLGSLEPRIVTEDFAKRLSELTKICPHFHLSLQSGCDSVLKRMNRRYDTAEYEAGCDLLRKYFTHPAITTDVIVGFPGETEEEFKITEEYLKKIHFYEMHIFKYSMREGTKAAVMPDQVPEQKKTERSNILLSLEKKMSEEFRNYYVGKEKTALLEEELVVDGKTYFTGYTKEYVKVAFETEKNMANQFVTGKIKGKLKDDIYLLVEF comes from the coding sequence ATGAAAAAAGCAGCACTGCACAATCTGGGGTGTAAAGTAAATGCATATGAGACGGAAGCTATGCAGCAGATCCTTGAAAATGCAGGTTATGAGATTGTTCCTTTTACGGAAATTGCAGACGTATATGTGATCAATACCTGTTCCGTAACCAATATGGCAGACCGTAAATCAAGACAGATGTTCCACCGTGCAAAAAAGATGAATCCGGATGCCATTGTAGTGGGAGCCGGCTGTTATGTGCAGACAAAAGAGGCACAGGCATTGGTGGATGAAAGTATTGATATCGTGATCGGAAATAACCAGAAGCATGAATTGGTTACACTGTTGAATGAGTATGAAAAAGAACACACAAAACAGGCACAGATTGTTGATATCAATCACGAAAAACAGGAGTATGAAGAACTGCATTTAAAGAAAACGGCAGAGCATACGCGTGCATTTATCAAGGTGCAGGATGGCTGCAACCAGTTCTGCAGTTACTGCATCATTCCGTTTGCAAGAGGACGCGTCAGAAGCCGCAAAATGGAAGATGTATTAAACGAGATAAAGGGGCTTGCAAAAAGCGGATATAAAGAAGTGGTGTTAACCGGAATCCATTTAAGTTCTTATGGAGTTGATACCGGAGAAACTTTACTTTCCCTGATCGAACATGTACATGAGATCGAAGGAATCGAGCGTATCCGTCTTGGAAGTTTAGAACCGCGTATCGTGACGGAAGATTTCGCAAAACGTTTATCGGAGCTTACAAAGATCTGTCCGCATTTCCATCTGTCCTTACAGAGTGGCTGTGACAGTGTCTTAAAGCGGATGAACCGCAGATATGATACGGCAGAATATGAGGCGGGCTGTGATCTGCTGCGCAAATATTTTACGCATCCTGCGATCACGACCGATGTGATCGTTGGTTTTCCGGGAGAGACGGAAGAAGAGTTTAAAATTACAGAAGAATATCTGAAAAAAATACATTTTTATGAGATGCACATTTTTAAATATTCGATGCGTGAAGGTACGAAGGCGGCGGTGATGCCGGATCAGGTGCCGGAGCAGAAAAAGACAGAGAGAAGCAATATTCTTCTGTCACTGGAAAAGAAAATGTCTGAAGAATTCCGGAATTATTATGTCGGAAAAGAAAAGACGGCACTGTTAGAGGAAGAACTTGTGGTGGATGGAAAAACATATTTTACCGGATACACAAAAGAGTATGTCAAAGTGGCGTTTGAAACAGAAAAAAACATGGCAAATCAGTTCGTGACAGGAAAGATAAAAGGAAAATTAAAAGACGATATTTATCTTTTGGTTGAATTTTAG
- a CDS encoding HPr family phosphocarrier protein, protein MKTVQISLNSIDKVKSFVNAITQYEYDFDLISGRYVIDAKSIMGIFSLDLSKPIDLAIHAEANVDEIMETLKPYLI, encoded by the coding sequence ATGAAAACAGTACAGATTTCTTTAAATTCTATCGACAAAGTGAAATCATTTGTCAATGCGATCACACAGTATGAGTATGATTTCGATTTAATCTCCGGTAGATACGTTATCGACGCAAAATCCATCATGGGTATCTTCAGCTTAGACTTATCCAAACCGATCGATTTAGCAATCCATGCTGAAGCTAATGTTGATGAGATTATGGAAACATTAAAACCATACTTAATCTAA